One segment of Candidatus Eisenbacteria bacterium DNA contains the following:
- a CDS encoding secondary thiamine-phosphate synthase enzyme YjbQ has product MKSLTKHLILNIPTRMDFLNITPQVVDLVTASGVKEGLCLVNAMHITASVFINDDEPGLHEDYKQWLEQLAPFDPSPERYHHNRTGEDNGDAHHKRQIMGREVVVAITDGRLDFGPWEQIFYGEFDGRRSKRVLVKIIGE; this is encoded by the coding sequence ATGAAATCACTCACAAAGCATCTGATTCTTAACATTCCCACCCGTATGGATTTTCTGAATATCACCCCTCAGGTTGTTGATCTCGTGACCGCAAGCGGCGTCAAAGAAGGCCTTTGTCTCGTCAATGCGATGCATATCACCGCTTCGGTTTTTATTAATGATGATGAACCGGGTTTGCATGAAGATTACAAACAATGGCTGGAGCAATTGGCGCCGTTTGATCCCTCCCCGGAGCGTTATCACCATAATAGGACAGGAGAAGACAACGGCGACGCCCATCACAAACGGCAAATCATGGGCCGGGAGGTCGTTGTCGCCATTACCGACGGCCGGCTGGATTTCGGCCCCTGGGAACAGATCTTCTACGGTGAGTTCGACGGCCGCCGCTCAAAAAGGGTGCTGGTGAAGATTATCGGGGAATAG
- a CDS encoding CPBP family intramembrane metalloprotease, producing MNDHEDFDGNDQDIHPKWHPLARIALYLFVVVGALQLLIGSPAIALWLLLTGQDPNLLLDSEIAGEALLFAYALLAPATVLATIPFLRRLDRRSLREMGAYWPGGRRSVALRQIIPALAATVLFLGLWLFIIPFLSEFQWNGLSDTVRTGPGWWPSPAGSFVTSILFLLGFMVQGGLEEWIVRGYIYANLRDRWSWPNAAAASSLIFALGHGLNPEVSPVSIMNTFLIGLVLAMLVEWTGSLWAATLIHGFWNFFVGCAISLPVSGITTFRILDLSVTGPSFLTGGDYGPEGSLIMTGMLLPLVFVMAHRLDGIRRDIMTI from the coding sequence ATGAACGATCATGAGGATTTCGACGGTAATGATCAGGATATACATCCGAAGTGGCATCCCCTCGCCCGGATCGCTCTCTATCTTTTCGTCGTTGTCGGCGCCCTACAGCTCCTGATTGGAAGTCCGGCGATCGCTCTTTGGCTTCTTCTCACCGGCCAGGATCCCAATCTTTTGCTGGATTCGGAGATTGCGGGAGAGGCCTTGCTTTTCGCCTATGCCTTGCTGGCGCCGGCCACGGTGCTGGCGACGATCCCATTCCTCCGAAGGCTTGATCGGCGCAGTTTGCGGGAGATGGGCGCCTACTGGCCCGGGGGCAGAAGATCGGTGGCCCTGCGGCAGATTATCCCCGCGCTGGCCGCCACGGTTCTCTTTCTCGGTCTCTGGCTCTTTATCATTCCTTTCCTCAGCGAGTTTCAGTGGAACGGCCTCAGCGACACCGTTAGAACAGGGCCCGGGTGGTGGCCTTCCCCGGCCGGGAGTTTTGTCACCTCAATACTCTTTCTGCTCGGCTTTATGGTTCAGGGCGGCTTGGAGGAATGGATTGTCAGGGGATATATATATGCCAATCTAAGGGATCGGTGGAGCTGGCCGAATGCCGCCGCCGCCTCTTCCCTTATCTTTGCCCTCGGGCATGGATTGAACCCCGAAGTCAGCCCGGTCAGTATCATGAATACATTTCTTATCGGCTTGGTCTTGGCCATGCTGGTCGAGTGGACCGGGAGCCTGTGGGCCGCGACATTGATCCACGGTTTCTGGAATTTTTTCGTCGGATGCGCCATTTCACTTCCGGTCAGCGGTATCACAACCTTCCGAATTTTGGATCTTTCCGTGACGGGGCCGTCGTTTTTAACAGGAGGCGATTACGGCCCCGAAGGAAGCCTCATTATGACGGGAATGCTCCTGCCCCTCGTCTTTGTCATGGCGCATCGTCTTGACGGGATCAGAAGAGATATCATGACGATCTAG
- a CDS encoding T9SS type A sorting domain-containing protein, translating into MRKTTVVYAVFCLFVTAVTASALTPRNDHFLNISRSSADNRGSDRPLSGDRISTRSDTVFWGGHDGNGYAVVGGIWDFADGTLQGWYSIDQTLNTGDTYWARMTADDYEFPMDAPMTNGSVGHLWCGGEKSRAVEECWVCDAGATPDTATYGYGSDLCQRVTSALMSYTGEDIAIAFNYFTDSEGIVFDWTKVQLVAYEDMDELEVLTIADLDAGIEGAPYAPVAFDDTLYAFEIPGGTDGVKLRFEFVSDGGWDDADGEYCSTYGAIGLDDIVLSGGVVADYDFEENDEGFVAEHCPGIGDWVAVHDVSNYTILDPCDCDLENYVLAFHDETYHHGDPAGDQNQWNMAVSPIIDRTAYPAADYNKIFATFDIYGVMPRENGVLYRSGWFYEPWECEFTGALGWSPRTGDSNWLYLGAAPLCYKVNSSWTDEDLPGTADYYRFCVELMACCLCFGINDCTGESNETPLFDNFRVAMTHNPVAPPIRYGEGCYYNDAFSQSMFLYADEPGRCDSWVVEAGAEPPYILGDSLAITGPPVWGTTSSWEAHLWFRIPRVGPEIDAGDYSAWKNRLPGDPEAGFVAVRMDSCQTILPYANKMCSYFHESTMGFNPAYGDLTDENEILPDDLFTPGTLIQYFVTANYIGNNEVSFVDDTSGGFFRKIDILPSMREDPITHDIVWPTVLYVDAYNLGAEKFIQPALNSILPEIPGVGPNFDQYDEYGSTTHFNGNSIYRIYYSSNNGATLPQLLSYNTIFVNTGDLSAGAMEESDMIGLEDWLLTTIMGAFEVRQGLIMNGNQMAAIIEYHRPSFLHNTLGAELECSPYSAPDCPEGTPEDDSYCVQIIDAEGSSFPTAMDLYGYGNGCPLALNFSVLSPSGTGLGNRSWFDYDLSGPKGVVDYAQIVHENLGLANYRSTIEGYSYHRITRSFDSELGQCFADSAGIVSAIASEIWGTLDWVANGPPAGVPDPDAVETAVNRLFQNRPNPFNPRTVISFSVARKSRVELAIYDVSGRLVRQLLDKTVDAGLQNITWDGTDNWGHQVGCGVYWSQLTINDYKSTKRMVLLK; encoded by the coding sequence ATGAGAAAGACGACGGTAGTCTATGCTGTTTTTTGTCTCTTTGTGACGGCCGTCACTGCTTCGGCGCTCACGCCTCGCAACGATCATTTTTTAAATATATCAAGGTCCTCTGCTGACAATCGTGGGAGCGATCGGCCGCTCAGTGGAGATCGGATCAGTACACGGTCCGACACGGTTTTTTGGGGCGGTCACGACGGCAACGGCTACGCCGTTGTGGGCGGCATCTGGGATTTTGCTGACGGCACCTTGCAGGGCTGGTATAGCATTGACCAAACATTAAACACCGGCGATACCTATTGGGCCCGCATGACGGCTGATGACTATGAATTTCCGATGGACGCGCCGATGACGAATGGCTCCGTGGGGCATCTTTGGTGCGGCGGCGAAAAATCCAGGGCCGTTGAAGAATGCTGGGTCTGTGATGCCGGCGCCACGCCGGATACCGCGACCTACGGCTACGGGAGCGATCTTTGTCAAAGGGTGACAAGTGCACTCATGAGCTACACAGGGGAAGATATTGCCATCGCATTCAATTATTTCACTGATTCGGAGGGCATTGTCTTCGACTGGACAAAGGTCCAGCTTGTGGCCTATGAAGATATGGATGAACTCGAAGTCCTGACGATCGCCGATCTCGATGCCGGCATCGAGGGGGCGCCTTATGCACCCGTTGCTTTTGACGACACGCTTTACGCCTTTGAAATCCCAGGGGGAACCGACGGCGTGAAATTGCGGTTTGAGTTCGTCTCGGATGGGGGATGGGATGATGCCGATGGAGAATATTGTTCCACCTACGGCGCCATCGGACTCGATGATATCGTGCTCAGCGGCGGCGTCGTCGCGGATTATGATTTTGAGGAGAATGATGAAGGATTTGTCGCCGAGCATTGTCCGGGAATCGGGGATTGGGTGGCTGTTCATGATGTTTCGAACTATACAATTTTAGATCCCTGCGACTGCGATTTGGAAAACTATGTCCTCGCGTTTCATGATGAAACTTACCATCACGGTGATCCGGCGGGTGATCAGAATCAATGGAATATGGCCGTGAGCCCCATTATTGATCGCACCGCTTATCCAGCCGCGGACTATAATAAAATTTTCGCAACTTTTGACATATATGGCGTGATGCCGCGTGAAAACGGTGTTCTTTACCGCTCGGGATGGTTTTATGAACCATGGGAATGCGAATTCACGGGAGCTTTGGGGTGGTCCCCACGCACGGGTGATTCGAACTGGCTCTATCTTGGCGCCGCCCCCCTGTGCTACAAGGTGAATTCTTCATGGACCGATGAGGATCTTCCGGGCACCGCTGACTACTATCGCTTCTGTGTTGAATTGATGGCGTGCTGTTTGTGCTTCGGAATTAATGATTGTACCGGTGAAAGTAATGAGACGCCGTTGTTTGACAATTTCCGGGTGGCGATGACGCATAATCCTGTTGCGCCGCCTATCCGGTATGGCGAAGGCTGCTATTATAATGATGCTTTCAGTCAGAGCATGTTTCTTTATGCCGACGAACCCGGCCGTTGCGATTCCTGGGTTGTGGAGGCCGGCGCCGAGCCGCCTTATATTTTAGGGGATTCCTTGGCGATCACCGGGCCACCGGTTTGGGGCACCACATCGTCGTGGGAAGCTCATCTCTGGTTCCGTATTCCCCGTGTCGGTCCCGAAATTGACGCCGGGGATTATTCCGCTTGGAAAAACCGTCTCCCCGGTGATCCGGAAGCGGGGTTTGTCGCGGTCAGGATGGACTCCTGCCAGACAATCCTGCCCTACGCAAACAAGATGTGCTCCTATTTCCACGAATCGACAATGGGTTTTAATCCGGCTTATGGCGATCTGACCGATGAGAATGAAATCCTCCCGGATGATCTCTTTACACCCGGCACTTTGATTCAATATTTTGTGACCGCGAATTATATTGGAAATAACGAGGTCTCATTCGTGGATGACACATCCGGTGGGTTCTTTCGCAAGATCGACATTCTTCCAAGTATGAGGGAGGATCCGATAACTCATGACATCGTCTGGCCGACCGTTCTCTATGTGGATGCTTACAATTTGGGCGCGGAGAAGTTTATCCAGCCTGCTCTCAATTCAATCCTCCCTGAGATTCCGGGTGTGGGACCGAACTTTGATCAATATGACGAGTACGGCTCCACCACACATTTTAATGGAAACTCGATTTACCGAATCTATTACAGCAGCAACAACGGCGCCACACTCCCACAACTTCTTTCCTACAACACCATTTTCGTCAATACCGGTGATCTCAGCGCCGGCGCGATGGAAGAGTCGGATATGATCGGTCTTGAGGATTGGTTGCTGACCACGATCATGGGGGCCTTTGAAGTGCGCCAGGGCTTGATTATGAATGGTAATCAGATGGCCGCCATCATCGAATACCATCGTCCCTCATTTCTTCACAATACGCTGGGTGCGGAATTGGAATGTTCACCCTACAGCGCTCCCGATTGTCCCGAAGGCACGCCTGAAGATGACTCTTATTGCGTGCAGATCATTGACGCGGAGGGTTCATCTTTCCCAACGGCCATGGACCTTTACGGCTATGGGAATGGCTGCCCGTTGGCTCTCAACTTTTCCGTCCTCTCCCCAAGCGGCACGGGCCTTGGGAATCGGAGCTGGTTTGATTATGATCTCAGCGGCCCGAAGGGCGTGGTCGACTATGCCCAGATTGTTCATGAAAACCTTGGCCTCGCCAATTACCGGTCGACGATCGAGGGGTACAGTTATCATCGCATCACCCGCTCGTTTGATTCAGAGTTGGGACAATGCTTCGCCGACAGCGCCGGCATCGTGAGCGCCATCGCCTCAGAGATCTGGGGGACCCTCGATTGGGTGGCTAACGGCCCGCCGGCGGGTGTACCGGATCCCGATGCCGTCGAAACGGCGGTGAATCGCCTCTTCCAGAACAGGCCGAACCCATTCAATCCCCGTACGGTGATCTCTTTCTCTGTCGCCCGAAAAAGCCGCGTTGAGCTGGCGATCTATGATGTCTCCGGGCGGCTCGTACGGCAGCTCTTAGACAAAACAGTCGACGCCGGTCTCCAAAACATCACTTGGGATGGAACTGATAATTGGGGGCATCAGGTCGGTTGCGGCGTCTATTGGTCGCAATTGACGATCAATGACTACAAATCGACCAAGCGGATGGTGCTGTTGAAGTAG
- a CDS encoding M42 family metallopeptidase translates to MQASSLSFLEKLLESPGPSGSEGPVQSVFEAYVRPYADEIIHSPHGSVAAIRNPKGKPRVILTGHADEIGLIVHHIDKDGFLFFRTIGGIDPVTLPATRVEVHTQKGMILGVIGRRPMHLLQGDERNKVGKIQDLYIDIGASTKSEAEKLVRAGDPVTFRRGLLKLGKQRVTSKALDNRAGVFCAAEAFRLLGRTQPKACVIALSTVGEEIGGDGAFTASFELKPDLAIAVDVTFAIDQPDVTEKDTTNIHLGRGPVIQRGPRINSSISRLLEKAAAQGRIKLQFEVEGGRTGTDGDEIYKTRGGVPLGVVTVPCRYMHTPGEIVSLDDLEAISKLLAAFVKGLGPRTSLSPF, encoded by the coding sequence ATGCAGGCTTCATCCCTTTCATTCCTTGAGAAACTCCTTGAATCCCCCGGGCCCTCTGGAAGCGAGGGACCTGTACAATCCGTTTTTGAAGCCTATGTCCGCCCTTATGCTGATGAGATCATTCACTCCCCCCATGGATCGGTTGCCGCGATCCGCAATCCAAAAGGAAAACCCAGGGTGATCCTCACCGGACATGCCGATGAAATCGGTCTGATTGTTCATCATATCGACAAAGACGGATTTCTTTTCTTCCGCACAATCGGCGGGATCGATCCGGTGACGCTCCCCGCGACGCGGGTGGAGGTTCACACTCAAAAGGGGATGATTCTCGGCGTCATCGGCCGCAGGCCGATGCATCTCCTGCAAGGGGATGAGAGGAACAAGGTCGGAAAGATACAGGATCTCTACATTGATATTGGAGCCTCCACAAAGAGTGAGGCGGAAAAGCTGGTACGAGCCGGCGACCCGGTGACTTTCCGCAGGGGTCTTTTAAAATTGGGGAAACAGCGTGTGACATCCAAGGCCCTGGACAATCGGGCGGGTGTTTTCTGCGCCGCCGAGGCTTTTCGATTGCTTGGCCGCACCCAACCGAAGGCCTGTGTGATAGCCCTTTCAACGGTCGGCGAGGAGATAGGAGGGGACGGCGCTTTTACAGCGAGCTTTGAACTCAAACCCGATTTGGCGATTGCCGTCGATGTTACCTTTGCGATTGATCAACCCGATGTGACGGAAAAGGACACGACCAACATACATCTGGGGCGGGGGCCGGTCATCCAGCGCGGTCCGCGTATCAACAGCTCCATTTCGCGGTTGCTTGAGAAGGCGGCGGCACAGGGCCGGATCAAGCTTCAATTTGAGGTTGAAGGCGGGCGGACGGGTACCGATGGCGACGAGATTTATAAAACCCGCGGCGGGGTGCCGCTCGGGGTTGTCACTGTGCCGTGCCGGTATATGCACACACCCGGTGAGATTGTCTCGCTCGACGATCTCGAAGCGATTTCCAAATTGCTGGCGGCCTTTGTGAAAGGCTTGGGGCCTCGGACGTCGCTGTCGCCATTCTAG
- a CDS encoding proprotein convertase P-domain-containing protein: MKHLCVALLGAALLCLLMAGAQADLQTLSLSVAENQMTLEQQELETLQYRVQVGELTAMDVMTTEGAFSRLMIPGFHASQIEGTPELPMMNRLIEIPYGATVRVEVVSSESRLVNLADYGITHPIFPVQPSMPKNADPATWPFVINRDAYNVERVSRELVAVVPQGRLRSVNIGRLEVSPVEYYPAENQIRVYETIAFRIHFDNADFEAGNELKAETSSPFFQVLYNMIEGTRDAHDDHPNLMDSYATMVIVTPPEFENQMQEFVDWKTECGYNVIVAVTGTPEVGSTKEEIQTYIHTLYWMGTEEQPAPTFVLFVGDVEQMPTWTLSGDATDRPYCDVEGDLVPDIYYGRFSATNPTQLQAILDKTLMYEQFTMSNPSYLGEVVMIAGMDSGYGATHGNGQINYGTNEYFNAAHGIFSHTYLYPNSGSNAANIVQNVSDGVSFINYTAHGSTTSWSDPSFTQSNINGLQNSEEYCTAIGNCCLTSSYNIGECFAETWLRAPDKGAIGYIGASNSTYWDEDFWFGVGHTTNITANPTYAETGLGAYDGLFHDHGEAMTQWYVCNDAIVYAGNLAVLQSGSSRITYYWNIYNLMGDPSLSTYLGVPAENPVVYPPTIFTTWTSITIEAAPGSYVGLSRDGELLGAGMVGATGTLELPIFATPLLPGPAKLVVTAQNHEPYITDVSVIVPATIYIDPTWINANVETEISVGVFEYDGVTPKPGIEVWADGLNYESDHSFSDATGYCTITVNYPYGPKIDIVGQNPAEPWELFREYVSVVASSVLGGLSVTTEVGLSNQFALNLPGVLHASCPVPDYTLWAFLNGELVGSTTDSEMEITPDETGSIEGIIAISGYNLIKRTFPVIEAFGTLAGHVDADGPAVGAIVRGYDDEDDLIFTAVANASGDYNVGSDILVAPYTITADYFGYLHYETPFFVNYGANSLDIDMTAAPSGVMTGTVTQSLSGLPLEATVKIYRSDTMELYAETTSDPLDGSYTTSSLPYFDYSVNVKAWHHIPQTISMTIDQSVHNMDFVLDPTIGDLLLIDDSAKSGIHPAKIDEKTGAVIAEEYTTETAKTAADMIADLEDLGYTVTSESISVTDPQMWGNYDLLMVCTGANTGSLPDAAFRNSLINFVENGGHLLIEGGEVGYTYRSDTNFGAKVLHITGWNSDSGGNVTVAEPDHYVMSVPNVITGPITVASSTYADQDAMDATTDAVVVGSWTSYPTDASIITYDSNPAPEGGQIVFFCFNYSAMDASVRPLLLQNTVTWLMTPEFGDCTVEGTVTLLDETDHSGVLVEVIPGGASTTTNAAGEYVLEGLFNGNCSIKASKDGWSIGMEDISLSSGQHMTGVDFLLTPVFASESCESPGLSIPDSNPTGVYDDMTISIGGMVTAVEVYVNITHTYIGDLIVDLTSPDGTNVVLHNRSGGTAENIIGWYPTDLTPAESLDAFIGDDTDGNWRLHVSDNAGADLGVLNEWCLKIFYGGGSADVPVSGAPKSLALFSNTPNPLKMQTMIRFDLPKAGAVDLSIFDVTGRRVATLVSGAREAGTHQAVWTGRDQAGHPVASGVYFYRLAVDNRELTKKMLLMK, from the coding sequence ATGAAACACTTATGCGTCGCGCTTCTCGGCGCTGCTCTGCTGTGCCTATTGATGGCGGGAGCACAGGCCGATCTCCAGACGTTATCGCTCTCCGTGGCGGAGAATCAGATGACGCTGGAGCAACAAGAACTCGAAACCCTTCAATATCGTGTTCAAGTCGGTGAATTGACGGCAATGGACGTGATGACAACAGAAGGGGCCTTCTCGCGCCTCATGATTCCCGGATTCCACGCTTCTCAAATTGAGGGAACACCGGAACTACCGATGATGAACCGTCTCATCGAGATCCCCTACGGCGCCACAGTGCGTGTCGAGGTGGTTTCATCGGAGAGCCGTCTCGTCAATCTGGCTGATTATGGGATCACACATCCGATCTTCCCCGTCCAGCCGAGCATGCCGAAGAATGCCGATCCCGCGACCTGGCCCTTCGTCATCAACCGCGATGCATATAATGTTGAGCGCGTCTCCCGGGAGCTGGTAGCGGTCGTGCCGCAAGGCCGGCTCCGTTCGGTGAATATCGGCCGGCTCGAGGTTTCTCCCGTCGAGTATTACCCGGCGGAGAATCAGATCCGCGTTTATGAAACGATCGCTTTCCGCATCCACTTCGATAATGCCGATTTCGAGGCCGGGAATGAATTGAAGGCCGAAACCAGCAGCCCTTTCTTCCAAGTCCTGTACAACATGATCGAGGGGACTCGCGATGCCCACGATGATCATCCCAACCTGATGGATAGTTACGCGACGATGGTCATCGTGACCCCGCCCGAATTTGAAAACCAGATGCAGGAGTTTGTCGATTGGAAGACCGAGTGCGGATATAACGTCATCGTCGCCGTGACGGGAACGCCTGAGGTCGGAAGCACCAAGGAAGAGATCCAGACCTATATCCACACACTCTACTGGATGGGCACCGAAGAACAGCCCGCGCCCACATTTGTTCTCTTTGTCGGTGATGTGGAGCAGATGCCGACTTGGACTCTCAGCGGTGACGCGACCGATCGTCCCTACTGTGATGTCGAGGGCGATCTGGTGCCGGATATCTATTACGGCCGTTTCTCCGCCACAAACCCAACCCAGCTCCAGGCGATTCTTGATAAGACTCTTATGTATGAGCAGTTCACGATGTCCAATCCCAGTTATCTGGGCGAGGTCGTCATGATCGCCGGTATGGATAGTGGTTACGGCGCCACACATGGTAACGGTCAGATCAACTATGGCACGAATGAATACTTCAATGCGGCGCACGGTATTTTCAGCCACACCTATCTCTATCCCAATTCGGGAAGCAATGCCGCCAACATCGTCCAGAATGTCAGCGACGGTGTTTCCTTCATCAATTACACGGCCCATGGAAGCACAACCTCCTGGTCCGATCCTTCCTTCACGCAGAGTAATATCAACGGGCTGCAGAATTCCGAAGAGTACTGCACCGCCATCGGAAACTGCTGTTTGACCAGTTCCTACAATATCGGCGAGTGCTTCGCCGAGACCTGGTTGCGGGCTCCGGATAAGGGCGCGATCGGATATATCGGCGCCAGCAACTCAACCTACTGGGATGAGGATTTCTGGTTTGGCGTCGGTCACACGACAAATATCACCGCCAATCCGACCTACGCAGAGACGGGATTGGGCGCCTATGACGGTCTCTTCCATGACCATGGCGAAGCGATGACCCAGTGGTATGTTTGCAACGACGCCATCGTTTATGCCGGCAACCTGGCGGTTTTACAATCGGGTTCCAGCCGCATCACCTACTACTGGAATATTTACAACCTCATGGGCGACCCGAGTCTCAGCACTTATCTCGGTGTTCCCGCGGAAAACCCTGTTGTGTATCCCCCGACGATTTTCACAACCTGGACTTCGATCACAATCGAAGCGGCTCCCGGCAGTTATGTCGGTTTGTCGAGAGATGGCGAGTTACTCGGCGCCGGTATGGTGGGTGCGACGGGAACACTTGAGCTTCCTATCTTCGCCACACCACTCCTTCCCGGACCGGCAAAGCTGGTTGTCACGGCGCAGAATCATGAGCCGTATATCACCGATGTCTCTGTTATTGTTCCGGCGACGATCTACATCGACCCTACCTGGATCAATGCCAATGTCGAGACAGAGATCAGCGTCGGTGTTTTTGAGTACGATGGCGTGACGCCGAAGCCGGGAATCGAAGTTTGGGCCGATGGTTTGAATTACGAATCGGACCACTCTTTCAGCGATGCGACCGGGTATTGTACGATTACGGTGAATTACCCTTATGGCCCCAAGATTGACATTGTGGGACAAAATCCCGCCGAGCCTTGGGAGCTCTTCAGAGAATATGTCTCGGTGGTTGCGTCGAGTGTACTGGGTGGATTGTCGGTCACGACTGAAGTGGGACTCTCCAATCAGTTTGCCTTGAATCTACCGGGTGTTCTGCATGCCTCCTGCCCCGTTCCGGATTATACCCTTTGGGCTTTCCTCAACGGGGAACTCGTTGGCAGCACGACCGATTCTGAAATGGAGATCACTCCCGATGAAACGGGATCGATTGAGGGGATTATAGCCATCAGCGGCTACAATCTTATCAAGCGGACCTTCCCGGTGATTGAAGCTTTTGGGACCCTGGCGGGTCACGTTGATGCGGACGGCCCGGCGGTCGGGGCGATTGTAAGAGGGTATGACGATGAGGATGATCTGATCTTCACCGCCGTCGCCAATGCTTCAGGTGACTATAATGTAGGATCCGATATCCTTGTCGCGCCATATACAATTACAGCCGATTATTTCGGATATCTGCACTATGAGACTCCGTTCTTTGTCAACTACGGCGCGAACTCCCTCGATATCGACATGACCGCCGCTCCCAGCGGCGTTATGACGGGAACGGTCACGCAGTCCCTCTCGGGTCTGCCTCTCGAGGCGACGGTGAAGATCTACCGTTCCGACACAATGGAACTTTATGCCGAGACAACAAGCGATCCGTTGGACGGATCCTATACAACGTCCTCACTGCCATACTTCGATTATTCTGTGAATGTGAAGGCTTGGCATCATATTCCTCAGACAATCTCGATGACGATCGATCAGAGTGTCCACAATATGGACTTCGTGCTCGATCCCACCATCGGCGATCTGTTGTTGATCGATGACTCCGCCAAGTCCGGAATTCATCCGGCGAAGATCGACGAGAAGACAGGTGCGGTGATCGCTGAGGAATATACGACCGAAACGGCCAAGACCGCAGCGGATATGATCGCCGACCTGGAAGATCTCGGTTACACGGTGACGTCTGAGAGTATTTCGGTCACCGATCCTCAGATGTGGGGCAATTATGATCTCCTGATGGTTTGCACCGGTGCGAATACAGGTTCGTTGCCCGATGCCGCGTTCAGGAACAGTCTCATCAATTTCGTTGAAAACGGCGGGCACCTCCTCATCGAGGGTGGAGAGGTTGGGTATACCTACCGGTCTGATACGAACTTTGGTGCTAAGGTTCTCCACATCACGGGTTGGAATTCTGATAGTGGCGGTAATGTCACCGTTGCCGAACCGGACCATTATGTCATGAGTGTCCCGAATGTCATCACCGGACCGATTACGGTGGCTAGTAGTACTTATGCCGATCAAGACGCGATGGATGCAACCACCGATGCCGTTGTGGTTGGATCCTGGACTAGTTATCCCACGGATGCCAGTATCATCACCTATGACTCGAATCCGGCGCCCGAGGGCGGACAGATCGTCTTCTTCTGCTTTAACTATTCTGCGATGGATGCCTCCGTACGGCCTCTACTTCTGCAAAATACGGTGACCTGGCTCATGACGCCGGAATTCGGCGATTGCACGGTTGAAGGTACGGTGACCTTGCTGGATGAGACAGATCACTCAGGCGTTCTGGTTGAGGTGATCCCGGGTGGCGCCTCGACCACTACGAATGCCGCGGGTGAGTATGTGCTGGAAGGCCTTTTCAATGGAAATTGCTCGATAAAGGCCTCGAAGGATGGCTGGTCTATCGGCATGGAGGATATCAGTCTTTCCAGCGGCCAGCATATGACGGGTGTCGATTTCTTGCTGACACCGGTTTTCGCCTCCGAAAGTTGTGAATCACCGGGGCTCTCGATTCCCGACAGCAATCCCACCGGAGTTTACGATGACATGACGATCAGCATCGGAGGTATGGTGACGGCCGTTGAGGTCTATGTGAACATTACGCATACCTACATCGGCGATCTCATCGTCGACCTCACCTCACCGGATGGAACCAATGTGGTTCTGCACAACCGGTCAGGAGGGACGGCGGAGAATATCATCGGATGGTATCCGACCGATCTCACTCCGGCCGAATCGCTGGATGCCTTTATCGGTGATGACACCGATGGGAACTGGAGATTGCACGTCAGCGATAACGCCGGCGCCGATCTGGGGGTATTGAATGAGTGGTGCCTCAAAATCTTCTATGGCGGCGGTTCCGCGGATGTGCCCGTGAGTGGCGCACCCAAGTCGCTGGCCCTCTTTTCAAATACGCCGAATCCGTTGAAGATGCAGACAATGATCCGCTTCGATCTGCCGAAAGCGGGTGCTGTTGATCTGAGCATCTTTGATGTCACCGGCCGCCGTGTCGCGACGCTGGTTTCCGGAGCAAGAGAAGCCGGAACTCACCAAGCGGTCTGGACCGGACGTGATCAGGCCGGGCATCCGGTTGCCAGCGGTGTTTATTTCTACCGTCTAGCTGTGGATAACCGCGAATTGACCAAGAAGATGTTGTTGATGAAATAG